A genomic stretch from Theobroma cacao cultivar B97-61/B2 chromosome 4, Criollo_cocoa_genome_V2, whole genome shotgun sequence includes:
- the LOC18603083 gene encoding uncharacterized protein LOC18603083 isoform X1, whose translation MGNEMGNNNTSGLREEDNTTQVISQKEVAYADDFKGQNHVVPTAQDKGFQGKDTGLASGDVGREDPNVDDQKTENKEEDDMKTKGKKSLQEAAPTDDVKGQNHEVPAFEDAYKSEKDTGLASTNLEGAAEPHDDNQKQDEKEDHSNIIPEAKEKSLQEAAYTEEATGQDCLVPAAEDKNIHGNETDLVSSEPDGIASPHVDNQKQDEKEDHSNIIPEAKEKSLQEAAYTDEATGQDCLVPAAENKNTHGNKTDLVFSEPDGIASPHVDNQKQDKKEDSSNIIPEANEKSLQGAAYSDEATGQDNLVPAAEDKNSHGNEPDLVSSEPDGIASPHVDNQKQDEKEEDSSTNLEAEEKSLQEVASTDETKAQNHLVPTAADKNTHEMETGSGFSDPDVMAFFCVENQKQDEKEEDININDETKEKSSQEVSSTDVAERQDHLLPAVEDENTNGNENGLVSSDSERTADHGDNPKQDEKEEDNTNAEPQEKPLAKDDHAGDVEEKKLTIPAAEGEDCNKTGAEAELASGYQMAVVDTLHNQTLEGREQVKTELHPLAECTKAEAKPSEAADEGRETQPASSPENLKDHEKQQESNLEENPSGISHHFENQNSMMKEDEGTRDSTSNAASSTSHDSVPQEPKVLEPEQYELAKIHTDQLVQACNGPQKSEHVIIPYLTCPDHENGFISDPSISTDMVESVCPDSSSKIEKETVDFWVKEMATKEVSNEENFELRGGDEAGNSLGKITTTMTDLPNEVGAKCNGELPSEMKSIQIDSPESQVEVILADETPNLQLEVSETEDKGIVPSHKAILVREESENGDSKLSHCQIQSEEESIEKSSGMESEEGSNADKPSASPPQFMMNGHVKEETRCLLDTSCDSTSSKDSQFEEAKTVENGLLIHVPINYQNGAIEEQQKDSQKKEIHLVTDHAVISADIFPTDQKDKEESEEKNIIEEMLAKIEDLNSIGNDTSNRESGEQCISHSYPIEQAEAFLSPSHSNQNLTEKSVISMAELAGEKPVWDLSNRPKTTPVTMAETKPSAKQCSEQRAIGETPAIANGDYYQQESVGRLSTESNSDNMSIHAQMRKSPSFDLDLRIHARAEESDQTPLLYQDKPTIDSFSSQAADDTLGKPLANTEHGKNSLHYEAMPVEEKVVTLERCDSEKSKTPFLGFLREEEEAHMLITPKKQDNHSAAKKATKVSPKEVTPAPPKGKEKRKPRTSLFGTCMCCATVIN comes from the exons ATGGGAAATGAAATGGGGAACAACAACACATCTGGATTGCGAG AAGAAGATAATACAACTCAGGTTATATCTCAAAAAGAAGTTGCTTATGCAGATGATTTCAAAGGACAAAATCATGTAGTTCCTACAGCTCAAGATAAGGGTTTTCAAGGAAAAGATACAGGGTTAGCTTCTGGTGATGTAGGCAGAGAAGATCCCAATGTTGACGACcagaaaacagaaaataaaG AAGAAGATGACATGAAAACTAAGGGCAAGAAATCTCTGCAAGAAGCTGCTCCAACAGATGATGTCAAGGGACAAAATCATGAAGTTCCTGCATTTGAAGATGCatataaaagtgaaaaagacACAGGTTTGGCTTCTACTAATCTCGAGGGAGCGGCAGAACCTCATGATGACAACCAGAAACAGGATGAGAAAG AAGACCATAGTAACATAATTCCTGAAGCCAAAGAAAAATCCTTGCAAGAAGCTGCTTACACAGAAGAGGCAACAGGACAAGATTGTTTAGTTCCTGCAGctgaagataaaaatattcatgGAAATGAGACAGATTTAGTTTCGAGTGAACCTGATGGAATAGCATCGCCTCATGTTGACAACCAGAAACAGGATGAGAAAG AAGACCATAGTAACATAATTCCTGAAGCTAAGGAAAAATCCTTGCAAGAAGCTGCTTACACAGATGAGGCAACAGGACAAGATTGTTTGGTTCCTGCagctgaaaataaaaatactcaTGGAAATAAGACAGATTTGGTTTTTAGTGAACCTGATGGAATAGCATCTCCTCATGTTGACAACCAGAAACAGGATAAGAAAG AAGACAGTAGTAACATAATTCCTGAAGCTAATGAAAAATCCTTGCAAGGAGCTGCTTACTCAGATGAGGCAACAGGACAAGATAATTTAGTTCCTGCAGCTGAAGATAAAAATTCTCATGGAAATGAGCCAGATTTGGTTTCTAGTGAACCTGATGGAATAGCATCTCCTCATGTTGACAACCAGAAGCAGGATGAGAAAG AAGAAGATAGTAGCACAAATCTTGAAGCTGAGGAAAAATCCTTGCAAGAAGTCGCTAGTACAGATGAAACAAAAGCACAAAATCACCTAGTTCCTACAGCTGCAGATAAAAATACTCATGAAATGGAAACAGGGTCGGGTTTTAGTGATCCTGATGTAATGGCATTTTTCTGTGttgaaaaccaaaaacagGATGAGAAAG AAGAAGATATTAACATAAACGATGAAACTAAAGAAAAATCCTCACAAGAAGTTTCTAGCACAGATGTAGCAGAAAGACAAGATCATCTACTGCCTGCAGTTGAAGATGAAAATACTAATGGAAATGAGAACGGGTTGGTTTCCAGTGATTCTGAGCGAACAGCAGATCATGGTGACAATCCAAAACAGGATGAGAAAG AAGAGGACAACACAAATGCTGAACCTCAGGAAAAACCTCTGGCAAAAGATGATCATGCAGGTGatgttgaagaaaaaaaactaacCATTCCTGCAGCTGAAGGTGAAGATTGTAATAAAACAGGGGCAGAGGCAGAATTGGCTTCTGGTTACCAAATGGCAGTAGTAGATACTCTTCATAACCAGACACTAGAAGGGCGAG AACAAGTTAAAACTGAACTTCATCCACTAGCTGAGTGTACAAAAGCTGAAGCAAAACCAAGTGAAGCTGCTGATGAAGGCAGGGAAACCCAACCAGCTTCTTCACCCGAGAACTTGAAAGATCATGAGAAGCAACAAGAATCAAATTTGGAGGAGAATCCATCTGGAATAAGTCATCATTTCGAGAATCAGAACTCCATGATGAAAG AGGATGAGGGGACTAGAGATTCAACTTCCAATGCAGCATCTTCTACTTCACATGATTCAGTACCTCAAGAACCTAAAGTTCTAGAGCCTGAACAGTATGAATTGGCCAAAATCCACACTGATCAACTGGTACAAGCGTGCAATGGGCCACAGAAAAGTGAGCATGTGATCATACCATATTTAACATGTCCAGATCACGAAAATGGTTTCATTTCAGACCCTAGCATATCAACTGATATGGTCGAGAGTGTTTGTCCTGATTCCAGTTCGAAGATAGAAAAGGAAACGGTTGATTTTTGGGTGAAAGAGATGGCAACCAAAGAAGTGAGCAATGAAGAGAATTTTGAACTTAGGGGTGGGGATGAGGCTGGGAATAGTTTAGGAAAAATAACCACCACAATGACGGATTTGCCTAATGAAGTTGGAGCCAAATGCAATGGAGAGTTACCAAGTGAGATGAAGTCAATTCAAATTGATTCCCCTGAATCACAAGTAGAAGTTATTCTGGCAGATGAGACACCGAATTTGCAACTGGAAGTTTCCGAAACTGAAGACAAAGGCATAGTTCCTAGTCATAAAGCCATATTGGTAAGGGAAGAATCAGAAAATGGAGATAGCAAGCTTTCTCACTGCCAAATTCAATCTGAAGAGGAGTCAATCGAAAAATCAAGTGGCATGGAGTCTGAAGAAGGATCAAACGCTGATAAGCCAAGTGCCTCTCCACCTCAATTTATGATGAATGGTCATGTGAAGGAGGAAACAAGATGTCTGCTCGATACTTCTTGTGATTCTACGAGCAGTAAGGACTCTCAATTTGAGGAGGCAAAGACTGTCGAGAACGGTCTCCTCATTCATGTGCCAATTAACTACCAGAATGGAGCTATTGAGGAACAACAAAAGGACtcacaaaagaaagaaattcacTTGGTCACTGACCACGCAGTGATTTCTGCAGATATTTTTCCCACAGATcaaaaagacaaagaagaaTCAGAAGAGAAGAACATTATCGAAGAAATGCTGGCAAAAATTGAAGATTtaaattccattggaaatgATACATCAAACAGAGAAAGTGGAGAGCAATGTATATCTCATTCATATCCTATAGAACAAGCAGAAGCATTTCTTAGCCCATCtcattcaaatcaaaacttGACAGAGAAAAGTGTAATTTCCATGGCTGAATTGGCTGGTGAGAAACCTGTATGGGATCTTTCAAATCGTCCAAAAACAACTCCAGTGACAATGGCAGAGACTAAGCCTTCAGCAAAACAGTGTAGTGAACAACGTGCAATTGGTGAAACACCTGCTATTGCCAATGGTGATTATTACCAACAAGAAAGTGTGGGAAGGCTCAGCACTGAATCAAATTCTGATAACATGAGCATTCATGCTCAAATGCGGAAATCCCCGAGCTTTGATCTTGATCTTCGAATCCATGCGAGAGCAGAGGAATCAGATCAAACCCCTTTGCTGTATCAGGATAAGCCTACAATCGACAGCTTCTCAAGCCAGGCAGCCGATGATACTCTTGGAAAACCACTAGCAAACACTGAGCATGGTAAAAATTCATTACATTATGAAGCAATGCCAGTGGAGGAGAAAGTTGTTACATTAGAAAGATGTGATTCTGAGAAGTCAAAAACTCCATTTCTTGGTTTCttgagagaagaagaagaagctcaTATGTTGATTACTCCAAAGAAACAAGACAACCATTCTGCTGCAAAGAAGGCAACCAAGGTTTCACCTAAGGAAGTCACACCTGCTCCACCAAAAGGTAAAGAAAAGCGCAAGCCTAGGACTTCTCTCTTTGGCACCTGCATGTGTTGTGCAACTGTGATCAATTAA
- the LOC18603083 gene encoding uncharacterized protein LOC18603083 isoform X3 — MGNEMGNNNTSGLREEDNTTQVISQKEVAYADDFKGQNHVVPTAQDKGFQGKDTGLASGDVGREDPNVDDQKTENKEEDDMKTKGKKSLQEAAPTDDVKGQNHEVPAFEDAYKSEKDTGLASTNLEGAAEPHDDNQKQDEKDHSNIIPEAKEKSLQEAAYTEEATGQDCLVPAAEDKNIHGNETDLVSSEPDGIASPHVDNQKQDEKEDHSNIIPEAKEKSLQEAAYTDEATGQDCLVPAAENKNTHGNKTDLVFSEPDGIASPHVDNQKQDKKEDSSNIIPEANEKSLQGAAYSDEATGQDNLVPAAEDKNSHGNEPDLVSSEPDGIASPHVDNQKQDEKEEDSSTNLEAEEKSLQEVASTDETKAQNHLVPTAADKNTHEMETGSGFSDPDVMAFFCVENQKQDEKEEDININDETKEKSSQEVSSTDVAERQDHLLPAVEDENTNGNENGLVSSDSERTADHGDNPKQDEKEEDNTNAEPQEKPLAKDDHAGDVEEKKLTIPAAEGEDCNKTGAEAELASGYQMAVVDTLHNQTLEGREQVKTELHPLAECTKAEAKPSEAADEGRETQPASSPENLKDHEKQQESNLEENPSGISHHFENQNSMMKEDEGTRDSTSNAASSTSHDSVPQEPKVLEPEQYELAKIHTDQLVQACNGPQKSEHVIIPYLTCPDHENGFISDPSISTDMVESVCPDSSSKIEKETVDFWVKEMATKEVSNEENFELRGGDEAGNSLGKITTTMTDLPNEVGAKCNGELPSEMKSIQIDSPESQVEVILADETPNLQLEVSETEDKGIVPSHKAILVREESENGDSKLSHCQIQSEEESIEKSSGMESEEGSNADKPSASPPQFMMNGHVKEETRCLLDTSCDSTSSKDSQFEEAKTVENGLLIHVPINYQNGAIEEQQKDSQKKEIHLVTDHAVISADIFPTDQKDKEESEEKNIIEEMLAKIEDLNSIGNDTSNRESGEQCISHSYPIEQAEAFLSPSHSNQNLTEKSVISMAELAGEKPVWDLSNRPKTTPVTMAETKPSAKQCSEQRAIGETPAIANGDYYQQESVGRLSTESNSDNMSIHAQMRKSPSFDLDLRIHARAEESDQTPLLYQDKPTIDSFSSQAADDTLGKPLANTEHGKNSLHYEAMPVEEKVVTLERCDSEKSKTPFLGFLREEEEAHMLITPKKQDNHSAAKKATKVSPKEVTPAPPKGKEKRKPRTSLFGTCMCCATVIN; from the exons ATGGGAAATGAAATGGGGAACAACAACACATCTGGATTGCGAG AAGAAGATAATACAACTCAGGTTATATCTCAAAAAGAAGTTGCTTATGCAGATGATTTCAAAGGACAAAATCATGTAGTTCCTACAGCTCAAGATAAGGGTTTTCAAGGAAAAGATACAGGGTTAGCTTCTGGTGATGTAGGCAGAGAAGATCCCAATGTTGACGACcagaaaacagaaaataaaG AAGAAGATGACATGAAAACTAAGGGCAAGAAATCTCTGCAAGAAGCTGCTCCAACAGATGATGTCAAGGGACAAAATCATGAAGTTCCTGCATTTGAAGATGCatataaaagtgaaaaagacACAGGTTTGGCTTCTACTAATCTCGAGGGAGCGGCAGAACCTCATGATGACAACCAGAAACAGGATGAGAAAG ACCATAGTAACATAATTCCTGAAGCCAAAGAAAAATCCTTGCAAGAAGCTGCTTACACAGAAGAGGCAACAGGACAAGATTGTTTAGTTCCTGCAGctgaagataaaaatattcatgGAAATGAGACAGATTTAGTTTCGAGTGAACCTGATGGAATAGCATCGCCTCATGTTGACAACCAGAAACAGGATGAGAAAG AAGACCATAGTAACATAATTCCTGAAGCTAAGGAAAAATCCTTGCAAGAAGCTGCTTACACAGATGAGGCAACAGGACAAGATTGTTTGGTTCCTGCagctgaaaataaaaatactcaTGGAAATAAGACAGATTTGGTTTTTAGTGAACCTGATGGAATAGCATCTCCTCATGTTGACAACCAGAAACAGGATAAGAAAG AAGACAGTAGTAACATAATTCCTGAAGCTAATGAAAAATCCTTGCAAGGAGCTGCTTACTCAGATGAGGCAACAGGACAAGATAATTTAGTTCCTGCAGCTGAAGATAAAAATTCTCATGGAAATGAGCCAGATTTGGTTTCTAGTGAACCTGATGGAATAGCATCTCCTCATGTTGACAACCAGAAGCAGGATGAGAAAG AAGAAGATAGTAGCACAAATCTTGAAGCTGAGGAAAAATCCTTGCAAGAAGTCGCTAGTACAGATGAAACAAAAGCACAAAATCACCTAGTTCCTACAGCTGCAGATAAAAATACTCATGAAATGGAAACAGGGTCGGGTTTTAGTGATCCTGATGTAATGGCATTTTTCTGTGttgaaaaccaaaaacagGATGAGAAAG AAGAAGATATTAACATAAACGATGAAACTAAAGAAAAATCCTCACAAGAAGTTTCTAGCACAGATGTAGCAGAAAGACAAGATCATCTACTGCCTGCAGTTGAAGATGAAAATACTAATGGAAATGAGAACGGGTTGGTTTCCAGTGATTCTGAGCGAACAGCAGATCATGGTGACAATCCAAAACAGGATGAGAAAG AAGAGGACAACACAAATGCTGAACCTCAGGAAAAACCTCTGGCAAAAGATGATCATGCAGGTGatgttgaagaaaaaaaactaacCATTCCTGCAGCTGAAGGTGAAGATTGTAATAAAACAGGGGCAGAGGCAGAATTGGCTTCTGGTTACCAAATGGCAGTAGTAGATACTCTTCATAACCAGACACTAGAAGGGCGAG AACAAGTTAAAACTGAACTTCATCCACTAGCTGAGTGTACAAAAGCTGAAGCAAAACCAAGTGAAGCTGCTGATGAAGGCAGGGAAACCCAACCAGCTTCTTCACCCGAGAACTTGAAAGATCATGAGAAGCAACAAGAATCAAATTTGGAGGAGAATCCATCTGGAATAAGTCATCATTTCGAGAATCAGAACTCCATGATGAAAG AGGATGAGGGGACTAGAGATTCAACTTCCAATGCAGCATCTTCTACTTCACATGATTCAGTACCTCAAGAACCTAAAGTTCTAGAGCCTGAACAGTATGAATTGGCCAAAATCCACACTGATCAACTGGTACAAGCGTGCAATGGGCCACAGAAAAGTGAGCATGTGATCATACCATATTTAACATGTCCAGATCACGAAAATGGTTTCATTTCAGACCCTAGCATATCAACTGATATGGTCGAGAGTGTTTGTCCTGATTCCAGTTCGAAGATAGAAAAGGAAACGGTTGATTTTTGGGTGAAAGAGATGGCAACCAAAGAAGTGAGCAATGAAGAGAATTTTGAACTTAGGGGTGGGGATGAGGCTGGGAATAGTTTAGGAAAAATAACCACCACAATGACGGATTTGCCTAATGAAGTTGGAGCCAAATGCAATGGAGAGTTACCAAGTGAGATGAAGTCAATTCAAATTGATTCCCCTGAATCACAAGTAGAAGTTATTCTGGCAGATGAGACACCGAATTTGCAACTGGAAGTTTCCGAAACTGAAGACAAAGGCATAGTTCCTAGTCATAAAGCCATATTGGTAAGGGAAGAATCAGAAAATGGAGATAGCAAGCTTTCTCACTGCCAAATTCAATCTGAAGAGGAGTCAATCGAAAAATCAAGTGGCATGGAGTCTGAAGAAGGATCAAACGCTGATAAGCCAAGTGCCTCTCCACCTCAATTTATGATGAATGGTCATGTGAAGGAGGAAACAAGATGTCTGCTCGATACTTCTTGTGATTCTACGAGCAGTAAGGACTCTCAATTTGAGGAGGCAAAGACTGTCGAGAACGGTCTCCTCATTCATGTGCCAATTAACTACCAGAATGGAGCTATTGAGGAACAACAAAAGGACtcacaaaagaaagaaattcacTTGGTCACTGACCACGCAGTGATTTCTGCAGATATTTTTCCCACAGATcaaaaagacaaagaagaaTCAGAAGAGAAGAACATTATCGAAGAAATGCTGGCAAAAATTGAAGATTtaaattccattggaaatgATACATCAAACAGAGAAAGTGGAGAGCAATGTATATCTCATTCATATCCTATAGAACAAGCAGAAGCATTTCTTAGCCCATCtcattcaaatcaaaacttGACAGAGAAAAGTGTAATTTCCATGGCTGAATTGGCTGGTGAGAAACCTGTATGGGATCTTTCAAATCGTCCAAAAACAACTCCAGTGACAATGGCAGAGACTAAGCCTTCAGCAAAACAGTGTAGTGAACAACGTGCAATTGGTGAAACACCTGCTATTGCCAATGGTGATTATTACCAACAAGAAAGTGTGGGAAGGCTCAGCACTGAATCAAATTCTGATAACATGAGCATTCATGCTCAAATGCGGAAATCCCCGAGCTTTGATCTTGATCTTCGAATCCATGCGAGAGCAGAGGAATCAGATCAAACCCCTTTGCTGTATCAGGATAAGCCTACAATCGACAGCTTCTCAAGCCAGGCAGCCGATGATACTCTTGGAAAACCACTAGCAAACACTGAGCATGGTAAAAATTCATTACATTATGAAGCAATGCCAGTGGAGGAGAAAGTTGTTACATTAGAAAGATGTGATTCTGAGAAGTCAAAAACTCCATTTCTTGGTTTCttgagagaagaagaagaagctcaTATGTTGATTACTCCAAAGAAACAAGACAACCATTCTGCTGCAAAGAAGGCAACCAAGGTTTCACCTAAGGAAGTCACACCTGCTCCACCAAAAGGTAAAGAAAAGCGCAAGCCTAGGACTTCTCTCTTTGGCACCTGCATGTGTTGTGCAACTGTGATCAATTAA